A region of Vigna radiata var. radiata cultivar VC1973A chromosome 10, Vradiata_ver6, whole genome shotgun sequence DNA encodes the following proteins:
- the LOC106776246 gene encoding WAT1-related protein At3g30340 produces the protein MKSSCDEWKPFIVMIAIDFSFAVVNILLKKVLEKGVNHLVFITYRLTIATIFIAPVAYFKERNDRPRLTFRILCYLFCSAIVGASVTQYFVLVGIQYTSATFSCAFINMVPVVTFMMALPFGLETVKIKCNSGRAKVLGSLVCIGGALMLTLYKGKPLVNFSHYESAASTVVKSSAVNIYSTKTTERWTIGVIAMVIGTIFWSSWYILQSKISKRYPCQYSSTAIMSFFGALQSAVICLCTDHNLSIWVLKGKIQIIAFLYSGMIGSGLCFVGMSWCVKKRGPVFTAAFSPLVQIIAAMIDIPVLHEQLHLGSVMGSILVIIGLYILLWGKNMDIKNRVRKLVQEAEETKEQEPQPQIQQLTVYVHTESCNS, from the exons ATGAAGAGTAGTTGTGATGAATGGAAGCCTTTTATAGTAATGATAgcaattgatttttcttttgctgtAGTGAATATTCTTCTTAAGAAAGTCCTTGAAAAGGGGGTGAACCATTTGGTTTTTATCACATACCGGTTGACAATTGCTACCATTTTCATAGCCCCCGTCGCCTACTTTAAAGAAAG AAACGACAGACCAAGGCTCACATTTCGAATTTTATGTTACCTTTTCTGCAGTGCCATTGTTGG ggCATCGGTCACTCAATACTTTGTCCTTGTGGGGATACAATATACTTCTGCTACCTTCTCTTGTGCTTTCATCAACATGGTGCCAGTGGTCACATTCATGATGGCATTACCTTTTGG ATTAGAGACTGTGAAAATCAAATGCAACAGTGGGAGAGCTAAGGTTCTCGGTTCATTGGTGTGCATAGGTGGCGCATTGATGTTGACACTTTACAAAGGAAAGCCACTGGTTAATTTTTCTCACTACGAATCCGCAGCTTCTACTGTGGTCAAGAGTTCTGCAGTgaatatatattcaacaaagaCAACGGAGAGATGGACTATTGGTGTAATAGCCATGGTTATAGGAACCATCTTTTGGTCTTCTTGGTATATTTTACAGTCAAAAATAAGCAAGAGATATCCATGCCAGTATTCTAGCACAGCCATCATGAGCTTCTTTGGAGCCCTTCAATCAGCTGTTATTTGCTTGTGCACTGACCACAACTTGTCCATTTGGGTCCTCAAGGGAAAGATACAAATCATTGCTTTTCTATATTCT GGGATGATAGGATCAGGTTTATGTTTTGTGGGAATGTCATGGTGTGTGAAGAAGAGGGGTCCTGTCTTTACTGCAGCATTCAGTCCTCTTGTTCAGATAATAGCAGCAATGATTGATATACCAGTCTTGCATGAACAGCTCCATCTTGGAAG TGTGATGGGATCCATCTTGGTGATTATTGGATTATACATTCTTCTATGGGGTAAGAACATGGATATTAAGAATCGTGTGAGAAAGTTAGTCCAAGAAGCTGAAGAAACCAAGGAACAAGAGCCGCAGCCGCAAATACAACAGTTGACAGTGTATGTTCACACAGAATCGTGTAATTCGTAG